A single region of the Musa acuminata AAA Group cultivar baxijiao chromosome BXJ1-11, Cavendish_Baxijiao_AAA, whole genome shotgun sequence genome encodes:
- the LOC103972648 gene encoding inosine-5'-monophosphate dehydrogenase-like, which produces MRGRRCTYSAGDRNAKRGASTWHQKSCRLRPPNFHPSDLHRVRTRVHVHRRQLPWILFKRTSVSPLPRCVRPLRPRFMVPKNPRSPSSGAMNGSCCKLEDGFPALQLFGQGVSYTYDDVILLPGYIDFPADAVDLSTRLSRRRSLAIPCVASPMDTVSEAAMSVAMAALGGAAIVHCNNAPDSQAAIVRAAKARRIPFATDPVFLSPSDSVSDFGPAAYAIVTESGTSKSRVVGVVAKSDWEGLANRNTLVSEYMLHAPVSAPASYDFEKVASFLAGGGLEYAPLVAEDGEVVDLVTKEDVERIKGFPRLGVPSLGADGRFVVGAAIGTRETDKERLEHLVKAGTNVVVVDSSQGNSIYQIEMIKYAKSMYSELDVIGGNVVTVAQAQNLIKVGADGLRVGMGSGSICTTQEVCAVGRGQATAVYKVASFAKEHDVPVIADGGISNSGHIVKALTLGASTVMMGSFLAGSSEAPGVYEYLNGHRVKKYRGMGSLEAMTKGSDARYLGDTLKLKVAQGVVGAVADKGSILKFIPYTMQAVKQGFQDLGASSLQSVHDLLHSEVLRFEVRTGAAQVEGGVHGLVSFEKKFF; this is translated from the exons GCGCATCCACATGGCATCAAAAATCGTGCCGACTGCGTCCTCCCAATTTCCACCCTTCAGATCTCCACCGTGTCCGGACAAGAGTTCACGTGCACCGTCGCCAGCTACCCTGGATCCTCTTCAAGCGAACCAG TGTCTCACCTCTCCCTCGCTGTGTTCGTCCTCTGCGCCCGCGCTTCATGGTACCCAAAAACCCTAGAAGCCCTAGCAGCGGCGCCATGAACGGGTCTTGCTGTAAGCTAGAGGACGGGTTCCCGGCGTTGCAGCTTTTCGGCCAGGGCGTCTCCTACACCTATGACGACGTCATCCTTCTTCCTGGCTACATCGACTTCCCCGCCGACGCCGTCGACCTCTCTACCCGCCTCTCCCGCCGCCGCTCCCTTGCCATCCCCTGCGTCGCCTCCCCCATGGACACCGTCTCCGAAGCCGCCATGTCCGTCGCAATGGCCGCCCTCGGCGGCGCCGCCATCGTCCACTGCAACAACGCCCCCGACAGCCAGGCCGCCATTGTCCGCGCCGCCAAGGCCCGCCGTATCCCCTTCGCCACCGACCCCGTCTTCCTCTCCCCCTCCGACTCCGTCTCCGACTTCGGCCCTGCTGCTTACGCAATCGTCACCGAGTCCGGGACCTCCAAGTCGAGGGTCGTGGGCGTCGTCGCCAAGTCCGATTGGGAGGGCCTAGCGAATAGGAATACTCTGGTTTCCGAGTACATGCTGCATGCGCCAGTGTCGGCTCCGGCGAGCTACGACTTCGAAAAGGTGGCGTCTTTCCTGGCCGGCGGGGGATTGGAGTACGCGCCGTTGGTGGCGGAAGATGGGGAGGTCGTTGATCTGGTCACCAAGGAAGACGTGGAGAGGATCAAGGGATTCCCAAGGCTGGGAGTGCCATCCCTGGGCGCCGATGGGAGGTTCGTTGTGGGGGCGGCAATAGGAACCCGGGAGACCGATAAGGAGAGGCTGGAGCATCTGGTGAAGGCCGGGACGAATGTGGTGGTGGTGGATAGCTCGCAGGGTAACTCCATATACCAAATCGAGATGATCAAGTATGCCAAGAGTATGTACTCGGAGTTGGATGTCATCGGAGGAAATGTTGTCACAGTTGCACAGGCGCAGAATCTGATCAAGGTCGGGGCTGATGGGTTGAGGGTGGGCATGGGATCGGGGTCCATATGTACCACTCAGGAGGTTTGTGCTGTGGGCAGAGGACAG GCAACAGCAGTGTATAAGGTTGCATCTTTTGCAAAGGAACATGATGTGCCTGTTATCGCTGATGGTGGGATCTCGAATTCTGGACACATTGTGAAAGCTTTGACTCTAGGGGCTTCGACTGTTATGATGGGCAGTTTTTTAGCTGGTAGCAGTGAGGCGCCTGGTGTTTATGAGTATCTG AATGGTCACCGAGTGAAGAAGTATAGGGGCATGGGTTCTTTAGAAGCAATGACAAAGGGTAGTGATGCACGGTATTTGGGCGACACACTAAAACTCAAGGTTGCTCAAGGAGTTGTTGGTGCTGTAGCTGACAAAGGCTCCATATTGAAGTTTATCCCTTACACTATGCAAGCCGTGAAGCAAGGATTTCAGGATCTTGGTGCATCCTCTTTGCAGTCGGTTCATGATCTGCTACATTCAGAGGTGCTAAGATTCGAG